The following proteins come from a genomic window of Halorussus halophilus:
- a CDS encoding phosphopentomutase/phosphoglucosamine mutase, translating to MDLFGTAGIRGSVVTKVTPELALSVGRAAGRDGETFVVGRDGRETGTALAAAMEAGLESVGADVRRVGQLPTPALAFASQGRRGVMLTASHNPPTDNGIKLFADGQEYDRDAERTIDERVEADDSPVAWDEWGHSEDLAVLPNYREAVTEYAREHGAPLDGLRVAVDCGNGMAAVATPQVLRALGAHVVTLNANVDGHFPGRESKPTPETLSDLREFVAGEGAESREFHLGIGHDGDADRIVVVDGDGEVIHEDTVVAVLAAHYTEQSDAEDPVVVTTPNASGRIDERVEAAGGRVERVRLGALHEGIATARADGSEGTEVVFAAEPWKHIHTQFGGWIDGVTSAAVISRLVAEAGGVEPLRGPVTERPYRKVSVSCPDDAKADVMARLETAIPEQFSDASVNTEYGVRATLPDGSWVLVRPSGTEPYVRVYAESDDVDELVEQAADEVRRAVGL from the coding sequence ATGGACCTCTTCGGAACCGCGGGCATCCGCGGTAGCGTCGTGACGAAGGTGACCCCGGAGTTGGCACTCTCGGTCGGTCGGGCCGCTGGCCGCGACGGCGAGACGTTCGTCGTCGGCCGCGACGGCCGCGAGACGGGGACGGCACTCGCGGCGGCGATGGAAGCCGGTCTGGAAAGCGTCGGGGCGGACGTTCGCCGCGTCGGGCAACTCCCGACCCCCGCACTCGCGTTCGCGTCGCAGGGCCGACGCGGCGTGATGCTCACCGCGAGTCACAACCCGCCGACCGACAACGGCATCAAGCTGTTCGCAGACGGCCAAGAGTACGACCGAGACGCCGAGCGCACGATAGACGAGCGCGTCGAGGCCGACGACTCGCCAGTCGCGTGGGACGAGTGGGGCCACAGCGAAGACCTGGCGGTCCTCCCCAACTATCGGGAGGCCGTCACCGAGTACGCTCGCGAACACGGTGCCCCACTCGACGGACTCCGTGTCGCGGTCGATTGTGGCAACGGTATGGCCGCAGTCGCAACGCCACAGGTGCTTCGCGCACTCGGCGCGCACGTGGTGACGCTCAACGCCAACGTGGACGGTCACTTCCCCGGCCGGGAGAGCAAGCCGACGCCCGAGACGCTGTCGGACCTTCGCGAGTTCGTCGCTGGTGAGGGAGCGGAGTCCCGAGAATTCCACCTCGGCATCGGTCACGACGGCGACGCCGACCGCATCGTCGTCGTGGACGGCGACGGCGAAGTCATCCACGAGGATACCGTCGTCGCAGTGCTCGCCGCTCACTACACCGAGCAGAGCGACGCCGAGGACCCGGTCGTCGTGACGACGCCGAACGCGTCGGGGCGAATCGACGAGCGCGTCGAGGCCGCTGGCGGGCGCGTCGAGCGCGTCCGACTGGGTGCGCTCCACGAGGGAATCGCGACCGCCCGCGCCGACGGAAGCGAGGGCACAGAAGTCGTCTTCGCGGCCGAACCGTGGAAACACATCCACACCCAGTTCGGTGGCTGGATAGATGGCGTCACGAGCGCCGCGGTCATCTCTCGACTCGTCGCCGAAGCGGGTGGCGTCGAGCCACTCCGAGGACCGGTCACCGAGCGGCCCTACCGCAAAGTCAGCGTCTCCTGTCCGGACGACGCGAAAGCAGACGTGATGGCACGACTGGAGACCGCAATCCCCGAGCAGTTCTCAGACGCCTCCGTCAACACCGAGTACGGGGTGCGTGCGACGCTTCCGGACGGGTCGTGGGTGCTGGTTCGGCCGAGCGGCACCGAGCCGTACGTCCGGGTGTACGCCGAGAGCGACGACGTGGACGAACTGGTAGAGCAAGCGGCCGACGAAGTTCGCCGCGCCGTCGGTCTTTGA
- a CDS encoding type II secretion system F family protein: protein MFEYVPLVAVGLVWLSIGVAAIDRRVNRVVTRVALTLFGGYVTDNGRRRARRQRLLQSVHVAETYRMYAAKTVLYAAIAAVTGSVIGVYLVGAGLAVISISSETVRATLPSQLGPLATVFGDPNLSVGQLFALLLASSATVGLGAGTLTYWIRWENLSYRANTRERQIDESLARTVAFVYALSRSGMAFPEIMRTLARNQDVYGEAAAEVAVAVKSMDIAGLDMLSAIERLGEQTPSEKFEEFSDNLASVLRSGQSVPSYLADQYDRFQQEAEDQQESFLELLATLAEAYVSVFVVAPLLFITILVIMGLMGLGNTLTLLQVITYFAIPLANVGFVVYLDSITESLAATRGSRDVQSVVGVLADLRGTDDPTSERVGDERPTLSALGVVENEVRSDGGTTTDTTTTAKTTATDNFERLAAFERIWWFRKALSDPIHTIRDNPVYVLYATIPLGLLSVLLRSWPHLAAGTLTARVVDDFVVQAGLVVVGSFALVQEIHRRRLSAIERAVPDFLDRLASVNEAGMSIVESLGRVRKGDLGALDVEVERIWADLRWGADAETALYRFEDRIDTPIITRMVSLIANAMRASGDLAPVLRIAAEEAQDTRRLKRKRRQEMVTYLVIIYLSFFVFLVIVAALNSILIPNLPTGASAPDSGAIGGRGPLSSIASVNPDAYTLLFFHTALVQALFSGLVAGQMGEQSVKNGAKHATAMLAIAYVVFLLLP from the coding sequence ATGTTCGAGTACGTCCCGCTGGTAGCGGTCGGTCTCGTGTGGCTCTCGATAGGCGTCGCGGCCATCGACCGGCGCGTGAACCGGGTCGTGACGCGCGTCGCGCTCACGCTGTTCGGTGGCTACGTCACGGACAACGGTCGCCGCCGCGCGCGGAGACAGCGACTGTTGCAGTCGGTCCACGTCGCAGAGACGTATCGGATGTACGCCGCGAAGACCGTGCTGTACGCGGCGATTGCGGCAGTAACTGGGAGCGTCATCGGGGTCTACCTCGTCGGGGCCGGATTGGCCGTGATTTCTATCTCGTCCGAGACGGTTCGCGCGACGCTCCCGAGTCAACTCGGCCCGCTCGCGACCGTCTTCGGCGACCCGAACCTCAGCGTCGGCCAGTTGTTCGCGCTCCTGTTGGCGAGTAGCGCGACCGTCGGTCTCGGGGCGGGCACACTCACCTACTGGATTCGCTGGGAGAACCTCTCCTATCGAGCGAACACCCGCGAGCGCCAGATAGACGAGAGTCTGGCGCGCACGGTCGCGTTCGTCTACGCCCTCTCGCGCAGTGGCATGGCGTTCCCCGAAATCATGCGGACGCTGGCGCGTAATCAGGACGTGTACGGCGAGGCCGCCGCGGAGGTCGCGGTCGCGGTGAAGTCGATGGACATCGCGGGACTGGACATGCTGTCGGCCATCGAGCGCCTCGGCGAGCAGACGCCCAGCGAGAAGTTCGAGGAGTTCTCGGACAACCTCGCCAGCGTCCTCCGGAGCGGCCAGAGCGTCCCCAGCTATCTCGCCGACCAGTACGACCGGTTCCAACAGGAGGCCGAGGACCAACAGGAGTCGTTCCTCGAACTGCTGGCGACGCTAGCAGAAGCGTACGTCTCGGTGTTCGTCGTCGCGCCGCTGCTGTTCATCACGATTCTGGTCATCATGGGCCTGATGGGCTTGGGCAACACGCTCACGCTGTTGCAGGTCATCACGTACTTCGCCATCCCGCTCGCGAACGTGGGGTTCGTGGTTTACCTCGACAGCATCACCGAATCGCTCGCTGCGACCCGCGGGAGTCGGGACGTACAGAGCGTCGTCGGCGTCCTCGCGGACCTTCGGGGGACTGACGACCCGACCAGCGAGCGGGTCGGCGACGAACGACCGACGCTGTCGGCGTTGGGCGTGGTCGAGAACGAAGTTCGGAGCGACGGTGGCACCACGACCGACACCACCACGACTGCGAAGACCACCGCCACCGACAACTTCGAGCGACTCGCGGCCTTCGAGCGAATCTGGTGGTTCCGAAAGGCACTCTCGGACCCGATTCACACCATCCGCGACAATCCGGTGTACGTACTGTACGCGACGATTCCGCTGGGGTTGCTCTCGGTTCTGCTCCGGTCGTGGCCACACCTTGCGGCCGGGACGCTGACCGCGCGCGTCGTGGACGACTTCGTGGTGCAGGCTGGACTGGTCGTCGTCGGCAGTTTCGCACTCGTGCAGGAAATTCACCGCCGTCGCCTCTCGGCCATCGAACGGGCGGTGCCGGACTTCCTCGACCGACTCGCCAGCGTCAACGAGGCGGGGATGTCTATCGTCGAGAGTCTGGGACGCGTTCGAAAGGGCGACTTGGGCGCGCTCGACGTGGAAGTCGAGCGCATCTGGGCGGACCTGCGCTGGGGAGCGGACGCCGAAACCGCACTCTACCGGTTCGAAGACCGCATCGACACGCCCATCATCACGCGGATGGTCTCGCTCATCGCCAACGCGATGCGGGCCAGCGGCGACCTCGCGCCGGTCTTGCGAATCGCGGCCGAAGAGGCCCAAGACACCCGACGACTGAAGCGCAAGCGTCGCCAAGAGATGGTGACCTACCTCGTCATCATCTACCTCTCGTTCTTCGTCTTCCTCGTCATCGTCGCGGCGCTGAACAGCATCCTCATACCGAACCTCCCGACCGGTGCGAGCGCGCCCGACTCGGGAGCGATTGGCGGTCGTGGGCCGCTCTCGTCCATCGCCAGCGTGAACCCCGACGCGTACACGCTCCTGTTCTTCCACACCGCACTGGTTCAGGCGCTGTTCTCGGGACTCGTCGCCGGACAGATGGGCGAACAGAGCGTCAAAAACGGGGCGAAACACGCGACGGCGATGCTCGCTATCGCGTACGTCGTCTTCCTCCTGTTGCCCTAA
- a CDS encoding DUF5793 family protein translates to MRRDYFTLDVRNVDWVEEDGSAEKPTVLIDFEGPSSTLRERLTGTSDELLDAAETDVAYRLQGEVDDPDTTGVVSVTNRITGDFVLELNEDADDVLKFIRAAREYGKASGDSDGRYHVEISINGEDLVAYDKSTFLVYNSDGHLLRQHSLIPSGVEL, encoded by the coding sequence ATGAGGCGCGACTACTTCACGCTAGACGTTCGAAACGTCGATTGGGTCGAGGAGGACGGTTCGGCGGAGAAGCCGACAGTACTCATCGACTTCGAGGGCCCATCCTCGACGCTCAGAGAGCGCCTCACCGGGACGAGCGACGAACTGCTCGACGCCGCCGAGACGGACGTCGCCTACAGACTCCAAGGGGAGGTAGACGACCCCGACACGACCGGCGTCGTCAGCGTCACGAACCGCATCACGGGCGACTTCGTCCTCGAACTGAACGAGGACGCAGACGACGTGCTGAAGTTCATCCGTGCGGCCCGCGAGTACGGCAAAGCCTCCGGCGACAGCGACGGGCGCTACCACGTCGAAATCAGCATCAACGGCGAGGACCTCGTCGCCTACGACAAGAGTACGTTCTTGGTCTACAACAGCGACGGCCACTTGCTACGCCAGCACAGTCTCATCCCCAGCGGCGTCGAACTGTAG
- a CDS encoding DUF7504 family protein, translating to MATDSTQPAEDVSSFVGHLRALKRDGCSLFVVGDVPRYLFTRASESMLGDDDVDRYRAMVVTDADEESVRSRLPSATDSAGTKTRVLTCANSVRSVSSERASLCSEQSPEVGPTMPEGPETRTVSDRSELQTELFDAIEAFDRQADGVRPAQLRVGVDSLGPMLDICDEDEVRQFAERVGERVRAHNGMAHFVLTESYDSERVQRLADAFDAVVELRVQDGDGEERWHLPDSDVTMPWVSL from the coding sequence ATGGCTACTGATAGCACCCAACCGGCCGAAGACGTCTCGTCGTTCGTCGGTCACCTCCGCGCCCTCAAGCGGGACGGGTGCAGCCTCTTCGTGGTCGGCGACGTGCCGAGATACTTGTTCACGCGTGCCAGCGAGAGCATGCTCGGCGACGATGACGTCGACCGATATCGAGCGATGGTCGTCACCGACGCGGACGAAGAGAGCGTTCGCAGTCGGCTTCCGTCCGCCACGGACTCGGCGGGAACCAAGACGCGAGTCCTGACCTGCGCGAACTCGGTTCGCTCGGTTTCCTCGGAGCGAGCGTCCCTCTGTTCGGAACAGTCTCCCGAGGTGGGGCCGACGATGCCCGAAGGACCGGAGACACGAACGGTGAGCGACCGCTCCGAGCTACAGACCGAGCTATTCGACGCAATCGAAGCGTTCGACCGACAAGCCGACGGCGTTCGTCCGGCCCAACTGCGCGTCGGCGTCGATTCGCTCGGTCCGATGCTCGACATCTGCGACGAGGACGAGGTTCGCCAGTTCGCCGAGCGAGTCGGCGAGCGCGTGCGGGCACACAACGGGATGGCCCACTTCGTCCTCACCGAATCGTACGACAGCGAGCGCGTCCAGCGACTCGCCGACGCGTTCGACGCCGTCGTCGAACTCCGCGTCCAAGACGGCGACGGTGAGGAGCGCTGGCACCTCCCGGACAGCGACGTGACGATGCCGTGGGTGTCGCTCTGA
- a CDS encoding BMP family lipoprotein: MSNSDRRTFLKLTGGAVGVGALSGCISLNGSGGSDTTTEETTSGSSGTTDASGTTDDSTTSGGEANADLNVGMVYALGGLGDKSFNDMANKGVKRAEEEMGITFQNAQPQQQSDFKTLQRRFASQNKFDLICCIGYAQTEALKANSKNFSDQDFMLVDSVVEQSNVANYTFKEHQGSFLVGQLASMLTTRDFSAGAGATASSETKVGFVGGVKVPLIEKFQAGFEKGVAHANSDVSVDVTYTGSFGDPSKGKEAALSMYQNGADIVYHAAGATGLGVFKAAQQEGRFAVGVDADQSRSEPSYKDVILASMVKRVDNAVYKSIDNKVNGNYNGGGVQALGLEKDGVACVYGQSLGSDIPQEVKDGISQSRQKIIDGDISVPTKPQ; this comes from the coding sequence ATGTCCAACAGTGACAGACGTACGTTTCTTAAACTGACCGGTGGTGCGGTCGGCGTAGGCGCACTCTCTGGTTGTATCAGTCTCAACGGCTCCGGCGGGAGCGACACCACGACGGAAGAGACGACCAGCGGATCGTCCGGCACGACGGACGCGTCGGGAACGACCGACGACTCGACGACGAGTGGCGGCGAGGCCAACGCAGACCTCAACGTCGGCATGGTGTACGCGCTCGGCGGTCTCGGCGACAAGTCGTTCAACGACATGGCGAACAAGGGCGTCAAGCGCGCGGAGGAGGAGATGGGCATCACCTTCCAGAACGCCCAGCCACAACAGCAGTCGGACTTCAAGACGCTCCAGCGACGGTTCGCGTCCCAGAACAAGTTCGACCTCATCTGTTGCATCGGCTACGCCCAGACTGAAGCGCTCAAGGCGAACTCGAAGAACTTCTCGGACCAGGACTTCATGCTCGTTGACTCCGTCGTCGAGCAGTCCAACGTCGCCAACTACACGTTCAAAGAGCATCAGGGGTCGTTCCTCGTCGGCCAACTCGCCAGCATGCTGACGACGCGCGACTTCAGTGCCGGTGCCGGAGCGACCGCATCGAGCGAGACGAAGGTCGGCTTCGTCGGCGGTGTGAAGGTCCCGCTCATCGAGAAGTTCCAGGCTGGCTTCGAGAAAGGCGTCGCGCACGCCAACTCCGACGTGTCGGTGGACGTGACCTACACCGGTTCGTTCGGCGACCCCTCGAAAGGCAAGGAGGCCGCGCTGTCGATGTACCAGAACGGCGCGGACATCGTCTACCACGCGGCCGGTGCGACCGGTCTCGGCGTCTTCAAGGCGGCCCAGCAGGAAGGCCGCTTCGCAGTCGGCGTGGACGCAGACCAGTCGCGTAGCGAACCGAGCTACAAGGACGTCATCCTCGCGAGCATGGTCAAGCGCGTGGACAACGCGGTTTACAAGTCCATCGATAACAAGGTCAATGGCAACTACAACGGTGGCGGCGTGCAGGCACTCGGCCTCGAAAAAGACGGCGTCGCCTGCGTCTACGGGCAGAGCCTCGGCTCCGACATCCCGCAGGAAGTCAAGGACGGCATCTCGCAGTCTCGCCAGAAGATAATCGACGGCGACATTAGTGTGCCGACGAAGCCCCAGTAG
- a CDS encoding type II/IV secretion system ATPase subunit has protein sequence MTEWTTDDVRVRIREFQRTLKRTAEVLGGTPVDTGNYDPGEHGLLVSFSGIDGYEEIERYWVNAPFAFVSVNYDDEENEHRYHVVEPDLDDLETDLLARLFEDLRDSLIHRRDSAEEAAAEALKEELEELLSVYGVEVDAASFYRLFYYLHRSFSGFGKLDPLMSDPHIEDVSCDGYDLPIFVYHDEYTDIETNIVYGQDELDNLVVRLAQQSGQHVSIGDPVVEATLPDGSRAELALGEEVTPRGSAFTIRKYADEPFTPVDLVDYGTFSLDQMAYLWLAIESNKSLLFAGGTASGKTTSMNAISMFIPPRSKVLTIEDTRELALYHDNWLSSVTRERRGEGADITMYDLLRSALRHRPEYIVVGEVRGQEAMTLFQAMNTGHTTYSTMHADSVQTVINRLENKPIEVPRAMIQSLDVLCVQTLTHVGDERVRRNKVVAEIEGIDQRTGDLDYSTTFSWKANRDEFRQNDSHVLDEIQDERGWSRGELLGELRNRKRVLKFLSEQGVTDYKRFTAMVNEYYAHPERVLDSIGTETEVAVGPD, from the coding sequence ATGACAGAGTGGACCACCGACGACGTGCGGGTTCGAATTCGAGAGTTCCAGCGGACGCTCAAGCGCACCGCGGAGGTACTCGGTGGGACGCCCGTCGATACAGGGAACTACGACCCGGGCGAGCACGGGCTACTCGTGTCGTTCTCGGGCATCGACGGCTACGAGGAAATCGAGCGGTACTGGGTGAACGCCCCCTTCGCGTTCGTCTCCGTCAACTACGACGACGAGGAGAACGAACACCGGTATCACGTCGTCGAACCCGACCTCGACGACCTCGAAACCGACCTGCTCGCGCGACTGTTCGAGGACCTTCGAGACTCGCTCATCCATCGGCGCGACTCCGCGGAGGAGGCCGCCGCCGAGGCGCTGAAAGAAGAGTTGGAAGAACTGCTCTCGGTGTACGGCGTCGAAGTGGACGCCGCGAGTTTCTATCGGTTGTTCTACTACCTCCACCGGTCGTTCAGCGGGTTCGGAAAGCTCGACCCACTGATGTCGGACCCGCACATCGAGGACGTGTCCTGCGACGGCTACGACCTGCCAATCTTCGTCTACCACGACGAGTACACCGACATCGAGACGAACATCGTCTACGGGCAAGACGAGTTGGACAACCTCGTCGTGCGACTCGCACAACAGTCCGGCCAGCACGTCAGCATCGGCGACCCCGTGGTCGAGGCGACCCTACCGGATGGGTCGCGCGCCGAACTCGCGCTCGGGGAAGAAGTCACCCCGCGAGGCTCTGCGTTCACCATCCGGAAGTACGCCGACGAACCCTTCACTCCTGTGGACCTCGTGGACTACGGCACCTTCTCGCTGGACCAGATGGCGTACCTCTGGTTGGCCATCGAGAGCAACAAGTCGCTGTTGTTCGCTGGCGGGACTGCCTCTGGCAAGACCACGTCGATGAACGCCATCTCGATGTTCATCCCGCCGCGCTCGAAGGTGCTGACCATCGAGGACACCCGCGAACTCGCGCTCTACCACGACAACTGGCTCTCGTCGGTCACCAGAGAGCGGCGGGGCGAAGGCGCGGACATCACGATGTACGACCTCCTGCGCTCTGCACTCCGCCACCGCCCCGAGTACATCGTCGTCGGTGAGGTGCGTGGCCAAGAAGCGATGACGCTCTTTCAGGCGATGAACACGGGCCACACGACGTACTCGACCATGCACGCAGACAGCGTCCAGACGGTCATCAACCGCCTCGAAAACAAGCCCATCGAGGTGCCGCGAGCGATGATTCAGAGTCTCGACGTGCTCTGTGTGCAGACGTTGACCCACGTCGGCGACGAGCGGGTGCGCCGGAACAAAGTCGTCGCCGAAATCGAGGGCATCGACCAGCGAACCGGCGACTTGGACTACTCGACGACGTTCTCGTGGAAGGCCAATCGAGACGAGTTCCGGCAGAACGACAGCCACGTGCTGGACGAGATTCAGGACGAACGCGGGTGGTCCCGAGGCGAACTCCTCGGCGAACTCCGGAACCGGAAGCGAGTGTTGAAGTTCCTCTCTGAGCAGGGCGTCACCGACTACAAGCGGTTCACCGCGATGGTCAACGAGTACTACGCGCACCCCGAGCGCGTGCTGGACAGTATCGGCACCGAGACAGAAGTCGCCGTCGGACCCGACTGA